One genomic window of Elusimicrobiales bacterium includes the following:
- a CDS encoding D-Ala-D-Ala carboxypeptidase family metallohydrolase has translation MTRAMLSPHFGFDELTVCCTHPELADKNRLEAGVFITSLQALCKQLLEPVREQFGPVVVLSGFRCEALNAAIGGAHASQHQFGEAADFYVPGVSLDTVFGWIQLNAASLRAPGPGLRYGQAIREPGWIHISLGEPWRDAVKCRQALVFDGKIYRPAV, from the coding sequence ATGACTCGCGCAATGTTGTCGCCGCATTTCGGGTTTGACGAGCTGACGGTCTGTTGCACACATCCGGAACTGGCCGACAAAAACCGGCTGGAGGCGGGGGTATTCATAACCAGCCTTCAGGCGTTGTGCAAGCAATTGCTGGAGCCGGTGCGGGAGCAGTTCGGGCCGGTGGTTGTCCTCAGCGGATTCCGCTGCGAGGCGCTAAATGCCGCCATCGGCGGGGCGCATGCGTCGCAGCATCAGTTCGGCGAAGCGGCGGATTTCTACGTGCCGGGCGTTTCGCTGGATACGGTGTTCGGCTGGATACAGCTTAACGCCGCCTCGCTGCGCGCGCCGGGACCCGGCTTGCGCTACGGGCAGGCGATACGGGAGCCGGGCTGGATACATATCAGCCTCGGCGAGCCGTGGCGCGATGCGGTCAAATGCCGCCAGGCGCTTGTGTTTGACGGCAAAATCTACAGACCTGCGGTCTGA
- a CDS encoding Mu-like prophage major head subunit gpT family protein: MLINAQSVEAIFKTFNTLYQKAFQEYKPLFRSIATEVPSTAREENYSFLGAVPRMRKWLGDRQYKNLLACKYAVLNEDFESTVELKRNDIADDRIGLFSPVVSEMGRAAASHPDELVFALLAAGFDELCYDGKPFFSATHKVNKADVSNMDVPQSNPGNPWFLLDTTRAIKPLVFQNREAPEFTAMTQPSSEHVFKQNTFLYGVNARDNAGYGLWQFAFGSKQPLTPANYAKARAAMMAFADVAGRKMQVKPNLLVVGGSNEGAARKIAYGENSATETGMESNPWKGTVEVMCVPYLD; the protein is encoded by the coding sequence ATGCTGATAAACGCACAATCGGTTGAGGCGATATTCAAAACCTTCAACACGCTGTACCAGAAGGCCTTTCAGGAGTACAAGCCGCTGTTCCGCTCCATCGCCACGGAAGTGCCTTCCACCGCCCGCGAGGAGAACTACTCATTCCTCGGCGCGGTTCCCAGAATGAGGAAATGGCTGGGCGACCGGCAGTATAAGAACCTGCTGGCCTGCAAATACGCGGTACTCAACGAGGACTTTGAGTCTACTGTGGAGCTGAAGCGCAACGACATCGCGGACGACAGAATCGGCCTGTTCTCGCCGGTTGTGTCCGAGATGGGCCGCGCGGCGGCCTCGCACCCGGACGAACTGGTTTTCGCGCTGCTGGCCGCCGGGTTTGACGAGCTGTGCTACGACGGGAAGCCGTTTTTCTCGGCGACGCACAAGGTCAACAAGGCCGACGTCTCCAACATGGACGTGCCGCAAAGCAACCCCGGCAACCCGTGGTTTCTGCTGGACACCACGCGCGCTATAAAGCCGCTGGTGTTCCAGAACCGCGAGGCGCCGGAGTTTACCGCCATGACGCAGCCCTCCAGCGAGCATGTGTTCAAGCAGAACACATTCCTCTACGGCGTGAACGCGCGCGATAACGCGGGGTACGGGCTGTGGCAGTTCGCCTTCGGCAGCAAGCAGCCGCTTACGCCGGCGAACTATGCCAAAGCGCGCGCGGCCATGATGGCCTTCGCGGATGTGGCCGGCAGGAAAATGCAGGTGAAGCCGAACCTGCTGGTGGTCGGCGGCTCCAACGAGGGCGCGGCGCGCAAAATCGCCTACGGAGAAAACTCCGCAACCGAGACGGGAATGGAAAGCAACCCGTGGAAAGGCACGGTGGAAGTGATGTGCGTGCCGTACCTTGACTGA
- a CDS encoding DUF1320 domain-containing protein yields the protein MAYCSVGDLSGRLSDEKLIQLTDDGNTGSANQDRAAAAIADAQELIDGYLRGRMTLPLNPVPGLIKNIAVTLAAYSLFQRRLNVMPAPEQMKNDYDGAIRTLEKIQSGKITINDADAARGPGSYKVNKTRRDRMFGKQRLEEF from the coding sequence ATGGCTTACTGCTCCGTCGGCGATTTGTCGGGCCGGTTGTCAGATGAAAAGCTCATACAGCTTACGGACGACGGGAATACCGGTTCGGCCAATCAGGACAGGGCGGCTGCGGCAATAGCCGACGCGCAGGAGCTTATAGACGGGTATCTGAGGGGCAGGATGACCCTGCCCCTCAACCCCGTGCCGGGCCTCATCAAAAACATCGCGGTAACGTTGGCCGCTTACAGCCTGTTCCAGCGGCGACTGAATGTCATGCCGGCGCCGGAACAGATGAAAAACGACTACGACGGAGCGATAAGGACGCTGGAGAAGATACAGTCCGGCAAAATCACGATAAACGACGCCGACGCGGCGCGCGGACCCGGCAGCTACAAGGTCAATAAAACCCGCCGCGACCGGATGTTCGGCAAGCAGCGGCTGGAGGAGTTTTAA